The sequence GCTGCTCACTTTGAACAGTAAtgacataaatttaaaacagGAAGAAGCGAACCATCAATTGTAACAACTCTAAATCTAAGAGCAACAAAGAAACTAAAAGATAATCAACTGTAGATTTACTAGAACCTCACAACCTACTATCTATTGAATTATAACCGAAGCTGATTCAATTGAATTATGAAGATACCTTAATCATCAATTACTCAAATATACAcaggaatttttttatttttattttttccaaaaaaacCAATCAAACTGCATGCAAAAGAAATTCGTAAACtgaattcaaatataaatagacaaacaaatctttaaaagataaaaagaaaaaaaaaaaaaaaaaaaaaggagtttACCTTGTATCGAGAGAGAAAGTCAACAGATACGAAGAGAGAAGGAGAAAGAGGAAATCTTGGATGAGAGAAGATGTATTTTCCGGTATGTAAAGGAAAATTGAAAGTCGCCATgataatattactatatatgCCCAATAAAACAGGAAAATTGGAATCTAGATTCGTATTCAGAGAAGATTGCGCGGGGATACCAACAAGCTTGTCCAGCTCACTCATTCGCTATTGGCTAAAAGAAATATACGTCAAAAACGGTGATGTGAAGGAGTTTCATCACCTCTGCTTCATTGGTTAGACTTGGACAAAAGTTGCAAATCAACCGAGTCGGTCGTGCTCTAGtcatcatttttaatttaataaatatttaattttatacttatttaatacataaattaaattcaaattagataaaaaaaactattccgttctacttatttataatatcgtcttcttatttataaatgaaaatgatcataatttttcaatttaatattctttttacaatttattttttttataataaaatatatatatttacttaaaCATATTGAGGtttctatttgatttttaataaattagtagaaactgtgtttattaaattaatttatacacgtgaattagaaataaatataataaactaaagttagATTCAAACACGAGCTGTCCAAAGGTGACTTCGCAACTGGATTGTAGAGTTTCTGTTGGTTTGTGACTTCACATTAGCCCTCCGGTTGCTTTTTGGAGTGATGATTTTGAAGAGATCAAACCCACGTGCATACTCATCCACACTTTTTGCTTTCCCCCTTTGGGTTTCAAATCTGGTGCGCCAAATAGGCAGATAAAGAATATGGGCTTAATTGCTTTGTTAATATGGGCCTTAACGAGATCGGCCCATCgttcagaaaagaaaagatagagATAGAAAGTATATGGGCTTGATCTTTTCTACGCATCATCACTGCTTGCGTAGTTGAGGATATAATTCCTCCAAGAAAAACAATGTGCAACAGTTCCATAGTAAGACGTTAAGAAGCTTCTTggagcaaaaataaaataaaataaaattcatattctCCAAATTGGTCATCTATGCAAGgcattgataattttattttttcttaaaagaattaataaggTGGAACATGAGATCACTACCCAcgaaagataaaaataatagggAAGAAAATTAGGGAGCGGCGGGCGGCTAGCATTTTCATGGCATTGACCAAGCAAAAAATTGGCAATGATCTTCTTAACCATAGCTGGTTCTTACATTCTTTTCCCGCATCTCATGTAATAAGAACATATAAAGCCTTTTCAGAAAttcagttctttttttttttttaatcatgcATTGTACACTTTTAGCTTCTTTACACAATTACATGACAAGatacattaattttatacaaaCGATGGGAAGggcaagaaagaaaaagatgagcaAAACCTAGTTCAGGCGAGCTCATTATCTagatttttctctctctatctctgaAACAGAGTACAAATGCCTTGAAGAACTCTCGTATTCACTCACTTCACTAGCCTTCCTCTTTATCAAGTGTACCTTGACGTAAAACctcaaaaataaaactagaaTCACGCCATTTAATACAGAGTTTAAGCCCCAAGCCATCATTCCATTGCACCCACCTTTCAAGAAATGCAAGAAAAGCACTCCAAAATGGCAAACAATATTGCATCCCAAGAGCACAAACTGGCAATTCACTACAAAAAGGAAATGGGCCCTTGGCAACCCCATTGCAGTCCAGAACCGATATCCATAAACTACCGAGTTTAGTAACGTGGTTAGAAGTATAGCTAATACTTGAAAAGATTGAGAGAATTCCAGCCAAAGAAATGACATTAACAAGAGAATAGACTGATTAAATAGTGTAAAGAATGATAGTTTACGGTACTGGAGGATTATAAAGAATGTTCGAAGTAGATGAAAGAACCGAGAGAGGTAGAAAACGTATGACCAGAAGAAAACTCTGCCGGTGGGCCTCGTGCCGAGTGGAAAACAAAGGAGCCACTGGAACGCAGTGGTTGTCTTGGTGCGTCGCCAAAACCAACGTGTTTCGCGGATTTCTGCTGCTGTTGAGAAAAGTAAGCCAATGAAAATGAAGGCTGAGATTAGCGCCACGGCCAGGCTGTGGATTGCTGGGACTGGACCGAGTGAAACCCGGCGGTTGCGGCTAAGGAAGAGGTAGAGGAGAAGGTGGAGAGTGACGGCAGAGATGATGTAGATGGATATAGCAGAGAAGAGGAAGGACCATGTAGAGCCCCATGTCCGGGTAATGCTCCACTGGAAATTTACGATTGATGGATGCTCTGACAAGCAAGTCTTGAACGTAGATAATCCCATTGCCATCTTTAGGAGAAATGTAATGTAAATCTGATGGGATGCTAATAAATCTTGGATGCTGCAGATACCAGAGAAAGGGAGATAGATAgtcagaagaagaaaagaaaactttccCTGTGCGAATGAGAATGCAAGATAGAGAGCTATTAGTTTAGTCTAATGGGGACAAATGTCAAGACTTGGCTGCTGGACCTTTCCAATTGGAGGTCAGCGCCATTGCTTTTATAGGGATTGAGAATTACCAAATTTTATGGAAACTCACAAGGGGACTTTTCAAAGATGATTAGCATAATATATCTTTGGGCacattattcttttcttattatccTCTGTGTGTTGAAAAATTGGATGCCacaatgaattattttataggaTTTCAAAACTTCAATTCAAAAAGATgattaaagattaaaacatGGGGGAATTCAAATAGATTTCTATCAGATTAATCATGAAAAGGAAAAGTCCAATTATATTCATCTATTTTAATGAAACAAGTAATGTTCTTTTATAGTTTATACTCAATCTCTGTTGATCTGTtgtatttttaagaaattcttAACCTTTTTTCCTTGTcatccttaatttttttttcattaggATGTATACGAAAGATGTTATTTGTAGTGAATACAGAAAATTGTGCTAAcaaatatattgaaatttccaactttaaattaaataaagtcaGAAAATTACAGGATCAAGAAATGGGttttgcaaaaagaaaaaagaaaataaaggttAACAAGGAGACAGTTGCAAGTGCTATAGTTCTTGCGTTGCGTCTAGAAGGTGCGCCGTCAGTCAAATATTACTTGACGTTCTAGAAAGTCTGGTGGTTACAAAAATGGGATCCGATTAGTGTTGGACTGTTCCAGTCGGAGACCGTTTGGATCCACGCccttcaaaacaaaaaaagaaaaaaaattatttcctaAAATCGTAAAACTGGTAGTTACAAAAAGGGGATCCGATTATTTATATCAACTTATAAAACTGtaatttttgtctttttatctaaacaataatttcttaaaatattttttaatcttagaaaataaacatattaattttaatattataaaaattaaaaaaataaaatgattatgACCATTAATAGacatattaattatgatatatataataattcagaTATATACAAACGataatgatatataatttttatatttatactgtGATTTATTAACTTATGAGTTActttctaataatataataattttaattctataaaataattctaaattttatttttgttattatattaattaatatttttagttatatatgatttttaatcttaaaagttagtattaaatatatataattaataaaaattaataactattttaacataattttatatttattatattaataaaataaaataatattataaatttttattaaaaatgacactttttaagtaaaattaaGGAGGGAACTCTTAAAGATCTCAAagttgttaaaataaatataataattagttttaaaatattaaaaattttaattaaaacttttttgtaacttttttatattatcatttataataaaaatagtaataatactCATCCAATGTGAAGGTAAATTGACAATTACTATTAAAAGTTGAGgatgggaaaagaaaaacaataactTTTCATATTAAGCGATAATTATATGAGaagccattttctttctttttaattgctcaagaaaaaaaaaacatcgAAAGGTTTAGTATTACAATAAAGTAAATGCGCTTCTAGTgaacttaaatttataactattttattaatatgattagctaatattagaaaataatattttcttaagaatTTGTATATAAGTCTTGATTGTActtactttttttattcattatatttttatgtatatctAATAATTCAtgaattataataagatatattttttttttggtaaaatTGTTGTGAGAGccaatattttcttaattaagttTTATGATTAAATCCAAACTAGATAGGATCAATTCGAAAGGTTTTGGTAAGTTGTCAtagtttatatattcttttaatatttttatatatttatgaaatgttaaattattttacatgtaaaataattatagtatataatgtatatattaaatattttatataaatttgatttataaattattttaaataaatacataaagatACACCAAAACTTTAGTTTGAAGCACCTGCATTCCCTCTTTCTAATGCATAGGTAGCTTTTGATACTCTCTAGAAAATTATAGGAACTCGCATTACTATTTCAGTTtcagaaatttcttttttaaattatacattTTGTGACGTAAAATgttgtcaaaagaaaattatacgttttgtaaataattttttttactaaaatcaatgtgactaaaatattaactagACTCTGTAACATGTCATTAAAACTTACTTTTTAATAGACAAGCAACTATAAGTTTCTTATGTAAGTAATT is a genomic window of Ricinus communis isolate WT05 ecotype wild-type chromosome 2, ASM1957865v1, whole genome shotgun sequence containing:
- the LOC8260937 gene encoding elongation of fatty acids protein 3-like — protein: MAMGLSTFKTCLSEHPSIVNFQWSITRTWGSTWSFLFSAISIYIISAVTLHLLLYLFLSRNRRVSLGPVPAIHSLAVALISAFIFIGLLFSTAAEIRETRWFWRRTKTTTAFQWLLCFPLGTRPTGRVFFWSYVFYLSRFFHLLRTFFIILQYRKLSFFTLFNQSILLLMSFLWLEFSQSFQVLAILLTTLLNSVVYGYRFWTAMGLPRAHFLFVVNCQFVLLGCNIVCHFGVLFLHFLKGGCNGMMAWGLNSVLNGVILVLFLRFYVKVHLIKRKASEVSEYESSSRHLYSVSEIEREKSR